The genome window TGTCATAAGGAACAGCAAAAATAACacaactatgaaaaaaaaataggggggGGGGTGGCCTGCCAGCATCATAATAAAGCTTCACATGATCACAAAATGATCACAAACTCCCCCCAAACTGTTTTCACAAACAcaattgtataaaatgtatctttATGTTAAAGAGGACTACCCACAACAGAGCTACTCCTGTCGCAACACCTTTTAGGATTAACACCTGTAACACTAACTGCCATCTGTCACTAGTGTCTGaaatcaatgaataaataattaatccTGCTGCTACTCTCCAAAATTTATTGGAAAGCCTAAAAAGAGCTTATTACAACAGAAAATGAAAATCAATGTAAATAAGATGCTCAATGTGTGTGATGGTCAAGTCTGTTTTCccgtgtgaatgtgctggtgTAGCTGGAGGTCACTCTGCTGCCTGAAACTTTTCTGGCACTCCGAACAGTGATATGGCTTCTTCCCGGTGTAAATGCGCTCATGTTGCTGAAGAGTGTCCTGCCAcctaaaactcttcccacactcgAGACATTCGTAGGGCTTCAcccctgtgtgaatgcgctggtggaGTTGAAATGTACTCTGCTGAGTAAAACTCATCCCGCACTCCGAACAGCAGTAGGGCTTCTCTCTGGTGTGAAGGCACAGGTGTGTCCTCTcgagtaaaactcttcccacactgcgAGTAGTGATACGGCTTCtttccagtgtgaatgcgctggtgtcgTTCCAGATGTCATCGCTCAAGGAATCTCTTCACGCACTCGGAGCGGTAATACATATTCTCTCCGTTGCGGACATAACGGTGCGTTTCAAGGAGTCCCATCTTGCTAAAAGTCTTGCCGCACCTGGAGCACTGGTACATTTCCAGCTGCAATTCTTTTTAAGCTGTGTTAATGTGCGTGACCGCTGGAGATTCTCATGGGTACATTCTTATATTTAATGTCATCTGATTCCATCATAGAGGCAGCACTTGACGGGTGCATAGGTTTAATTTGGTTGTAAGACAGTAAACACAAAAAGCCATGATATTCCTGCAAGAGAAATAAACTGCATGTATAATGCAAGGATGTGGCCCTGACCTTATTCTCACACTGGTCAGTTATGCTATGGTATCGAAATCAGCagttaggtttaaaatttttgcgCTTTATTTTATCTCTTTATGCAGTGTtatctgtgtgtttttattatctttCATTGAGAAAATCATTTGCACTTCGGTTATAGTAAAATGTCAGCACTTTCCATTCAAGGCTCCTGTCTTTCCACTCACTGTGCAGGGTTGATGTTAACTGCGATGCTAGCAAAAAATGTATGCACCACTGAGGGTGACCTGGTGCCAAAAAAGCTCACGGAAGAAcataaacaaaagcaaacaatTTGCAAACAAtttggaattttattttatttggaatatttattattattattattattattattattattatttagtactTACtatttagtgtattttttttcattgaatataatatttttattacttgtttttatttatttttccctatttaataaaatattgtttgctgcatttctacataaaagaagaaaagaaagaaagaatacaaagaaaaaaattatgatttacTTTTTAGTGTAAATGACAAAACATTCAATTTAGAGTTTAGGTttgcattttttcatttaattaattttgtaatGATTCAATCATTTGGTCAAATCATTTCATCCTCTTCTTATAACAAcacaatataatgtaaaaaataaagatatcaaTCAGACAGTTAAAATTGTTAATATAAGGCTGAGTACAAAATAAAGTGTAATTGCCTCATTAGTGCACTACATGTGCCGTTCATTCCTGCCCTACGTAGTGCACTGAGACCTGAAACAGGAGTGATATGGAATTCAGACACTTGTTTTGCTAGCGAGCTTTATTAAAACAGGATTTCAATCTGTACACAGTTAACCACCTCATATACACTTACAACAGCAGTGTGTTTAACATAAATAGATCTCATTATGTTTATAAAATGCTGTAATATGTacgctgtgtgtatgtgcgagATAGAAAGTTTACCGGAATGCTCCAAGTAGGGATGACTGCAGGCTGGAGCAATAGGCGTGCCGAAAGTTCGGGGCGTGCCGAAGGGTAGAGGGCATGTCGAAAGAAAATGGTGGGTGAATGAAGCTTTTGCGTTGGCCGATCAGCGTtccgaaaggtagggggcgtgccgaaaggtagggggcgtgccgaaaggtttcTCATTAGTGAATggagcttctgcgttggccGATCAGCGTGCCGAAAGGTATGGGGCGCGCGAAAGCTTTCTTATTGGTGAAAGCAGCTTcggcgttggccaatcagcggtaatcctatttatatgtaagtaccttTATTTTAGCGTTATTTTAGTTTGTATCTGTGTCCGTTTTGcgctacagatgtttttaggcctcgtgaaatgttttaggccttgtcattttattctgaccgGGAAGGATTTGAAGGATTCTGTTCCATGGACTGCTACTACAGCATAAacgaatgaatgagcagattgaGTGTACAGGTTGGGCGGAGTACACTCTTAAAACGGAGCAGCTCtgattctaaataaaatgttttcttggctaaaattgtgtctgtttactgaataagtgccaattcaaaggttactaaactgtacttctcctcctctttattgtggtgttttatgaaccatatttctccttatcaggcaatgtcaaagtcaacgttattgtcaattctgcaacatgtacagtgcatacatatagagaatcgaaattacgtttctctcaacccttgttacaaataacactgaaaaaacttaaataaacctaaaaaaaaataaaaaaaaacttaaataacacaaacttggagaacaacagaggtaagataattgagttactattctgcaaaaagggacagtttacaACAAAGAAGACTGATATGAGGAAAAACggaacagtgcaataagaatagtgcaagtgtgcttattttagttgattaaagtgacattttaaagagcaatataaaacagtataaaaaatgGTGAACAAACCAGTAtaaacaagaatgtttttagtttttatgcggttttagtaaaattacagaaaaacaactgtcagtttAAAAATTTTGAATGACTAGTTCTGTAacttttttggtcttgtttaaccaGTACGAAGTTAatagtattccaaaaatattaaaattacataaaaaaaatttatgaacagcttgtggtactatattcttttaaataattgtaatttgattttgattatgggttttatacagttaaggctagaaggaatacagctcgagctctattgggcatgcgcacatcaatccaccattattttttctctcactatacaacaataaaactttttgtattacagaaaggattagttttagacgtgaaaaatgatacaataggtataacaattaatttcattgttagtttccGGTCGGAGCTATATATCCCTTTTAGCCACGACCATGACTTAAACGCGCGAGGATGACGTCAGTAACCCGTGGCaacgcagtagaatgtttagTAAGGTATATTTGTAATCGATAATTTACAGAAAAAGAATGGAATTTTAACaggattatgttggctgcattacttaaacgcattaaaaagaacaatagaaaaataataaaaagaaaaatagaaataaaaagaaaaataataaatagaagtaaaaatagaattaCATATAGTACAAAATAGCACACTTGAAGTTCACtcagtacaaaaaaattaaatttttagattggatcatataacaccattttcatAGTACGTAACACTTTTAAGCCCTCaatccatgctttgtttttcgTTTCGTAAATaagcatacacatttatatttttatcagatcaaaagaaacatttgctaaatacattttcatgcctcttatgtagtgtctgtaacgtttttttatttatttaaatctttcaacAATCTTAATGTAATTCAGCTGAAAATTGGCTTATTTAGATTTCATGTGAAAATACCTAAAcctgaaaaatattaataattaaagtgtattattctaaagtGCAAAACTTAAGCTATTTTCAACATGAATATGACATAGTTACGGACACAACAGATTCtgctttttaagcatttaacaAAAATCATCTCTCATGCAAAGCATTGAGGTAGCAACTGAATAAACTATAGTTTCCTGTGTTTTATGGCCACATCAACCTCTGTTGTTCGTAATTTGGGGAAAACAAATCTGTAATTTTGCACTGAATCTTTTAATTTAGGCAACAATTTTCCAGGTAATATGCTTGTCACCATCAtcagcttacaccaattttatgataaaaatagCTTAAAAACACTCATTTTTCAATAGTAATTTTCCAGAATTGTACAGTCTCgcttcaaaaaataataatttttaatgcaattttttttcttctatttttcttatattttgaagcgagacagtacaAAAAATGGCTCTGAAAAGTCGGTAagagagaaatatttttttaatacattaaaaactGATCAGAGAGGACgagaaatgtaataaaagaaTTGATGACCTTCTGTTCAAATTTATCAACAATATAGCATCTGCGACAACTGGCAATGACTGGCCCACTTTTCTTTGcagtattattttaattcagcTACAATGGAGAATTTAACCTGTTGAAGGTCATGACACAGCATCTGAAAAAGATGTAAGACTGGGGGAAGAGGGgttcagaggtggacttgctggggTGTTTCAGATACTTGTCCTGCTGTATAACCAATATGCGCTTAAGCTTGAGGTCAGAAACTGATGGCTAAATATtcttcttcaggattttctAGAGCACATATTCATTTAGCCACAGATCACCACCATGTTTGgtgtatgatgttctttttatgaaactcTGTGTTAGTTTGATGAAAAACGTTATGAGACGTACACCTTTTAAAAAGTTAgattttgtctcatcagtccacagaataatTGCCCAAAAGTCTTAAAGAtaatccaaatatttttttggcaaatgtaagATAAGCCTTTGTATTCTATTTGGTCAGCAGTATCTTCTGCCTTGGGACTCTTCcatctctttcttattgttgaatcatgaactctgaccttaactgaggcaactgaggcctgcagttctttagatgttgttctggatTCTTTTCGAGCTCCTGGATGAATCGTTGTTGTGCTTTTGGAGTAAATTTGAAGACCGGCCACTTCttggaaggttcaccactgttccaaggTTTCTCTATTTGTGGATAATAGCTCGCACCATTGTTCGGTGGCCTggccttagaaatggctttgtaactCTTTCCAGGCAGATACACGTCATGACTTGCTTTAATaagtctggcagtaatcaggcctgggtgtgaaaagtgaaatttaactcagctttccaaaagtCATAGCTCATTCATGATTCAGGAAAAGAacaatttgtgttttgtttatggAGATAATGCAATAATCAACCTTGTCCTCAAGCGGGCACTGCGGCTCCACCATACAATTTCTTCCATGAGCTGAGTAAATTCCTGGCTTAATATTTCAGTAAACTTAGCTCTTAAATGTTTGGATTTTATGTCATAATCAAAACTGTTAGACACTATTCATGGAAATGACAAGTATTAAATGCGATCAGTTCATGCAAGTTTCtaagttttgtgtttttggcTTTTTGTTTTCTGGGCTTTGTGTCATCTTTGTTACAAACAAAGTTAAGTTTATGACTGCCAGCTGACTAAAACCGCAGAACTTCCAAACTATAAACATCAGCATCCCAGTTCACACAGGTCAAATGAATGGGTATCTGCAGAAGTTCTTGTGAGTGTCCATGAGTCCCATACTATGGAGTCACCAACCAACAACTAATAATCCTTAAATGTTAGTGTAAGCTGTCAAACATACTTATTTGACCTTTCGTAGCAAGGTCCTCAACCATTTAgaatgggtagaaaaaacaCCCAGTCACTGATTGATCTCCAAAATCAAATTAGTCTTTGATGCATATTTTTGCTGCAGGTCACCAGACAAGGAATTTCATCATGAAGTACTGGTGCTTACACTATGAAAACTTATTTTTGGGAgttataaatgcaaaaaaatgtattttatttgaattagttttatactgaaaaGGGATGTTAATGATTAATCATTAATGGACTTATTAGCATTAAGaatttaactaattaaaaacTTAACAATACTGGGCATAACTCCCATATCTATTATCTTGTACATCACAAAAGGGTGCATTTGAAACCATAAAtaccatttcagaagggtcaaattattgggctgcatcaagcaaaaaaaaaaaactaagcattTTTGAagttactggaactgggttaagaactcaAGGATAGAAGATTGTTGTGAACAACTTTGTGAAAGTGTGGTTGTGGAAAAATTATGCATGAAGAACAAACATTTGATGAagttgagtaaaaaaaatcaaggatacacacacagtcacaggactgggattaaacagctgtgtgtccatcaAAAACACTAGTATTGAGATTCATCAGAAAAAATGGCTTGAATTTTCTAGggagcattttaaaaaatgtgctgGGATGAAGAAATTTGTAAGGCAAAAAGAGATGGTGACCTTCCATtcaaagttaaatttaattttaaaatttaatcatGTTGCCAGTATCaacacaacaataataattattattattacatttcctGACTTATGTATGTACCTGTGTGCCAAAAACGTACATAGAGTTAACAGTCATGCATTCTTTCATGAATGTGTGATGACACTGGTGTATAAgattttttctacatttaagaaattttttCCTGACTGTTAAACAGTGTTAAGACTTCTCTAATAAACGAACGCACTCATGCCGTTCGACATGACTCTGTTGTGTAAAACTCTCTTTGCATTCTGTGCTGTGATGCAGACTCTCTCCTGTGTGACTCTGCTGGTGTTTCGCTAAACTACTTCGGTCAATAAAACTCTTGCTGCACTGTACGCAGTGATagggcttctctccagtgtgaatccGCTGGTGTATTACTAAAGATTCTCGGATTTTATAACTCTTCCCGCACTCTGAGCAGTGATacggtttctctcctgtgtgagtGCGCTCGTGTCTGTGAAGATGAGTCCGTTGTTTAAAACTCAATCCACACGTTGTGCAGAAAtaaggcttctctccagtgtgaatccGCTGGTGTTTCACCAAACTTCCTCTCTCATTAAAACTCTTCCCGCATTGGGGGCAGTGATACGGCCTCTCTCCTGAATGAACACGCTGATGTGCTTTAAGATGATCATCTCGAGTAAAACTCATTCCGCACTCCGCACAATAATAAGGCTTATCTCCAGTGTGAATCCGTTGATGAGTCACAAAATTTCCTTTTGCAGTgaaactcttttcacacactgtgCAGTAATATGGTTTCTCTCCCGTGTGAATCCGTTGGTGTTTAACGAAATTTCCTCTTACACTAAAACATTTCCCGCACTCCGAGCAgcgatacggcttctctcctgaaTGAGCACGTTGGTGTATTTGGAGACTATTTGCTTGTTTAAAACTCTTTCCGCATTCTGTGCAGTAATACGGCTTTTCTCCAGTGTGAATCCGCTGGTGTTTCACTAACCCTCCTCTTTGAG of Clarias gariepinus isolate MV-2021 ecotype Netherlands chromosome 6, CGAR_prim_01v2, whole genome shotgun sequence contains these proteins:
- the LOC128526073 gene encoding zinc finger protein 501-like yields the protein MSFTRENNLQTHSEEKLYHCSECRKSFTKRGHFTRHQRIHTGEKLHDCTKCPRSFTQRGRLTRQQQIHTGEKVHHCTQCPKSFTERGTLVTHQRTHTGVKPFFCSLCGKSFTQRGGLVKHQRIHTGEKPYYCTECGKSFKQANSLQIHQRAHSGEKPYRCSECGKCFSVRGNFVKHQRIHTGEKPYYCTVCEKSFTAKGNFVTHQRIHTGDKPYYCAECGMSFTRDDHLKAHQRVHSGERPYHCPQCGKSFNERGSLVKHQRIHTGEKPYFCTTCGLSFKQRTHLHRHERTHTGEKPYHCSECGKSYKIRESLVIHQRIHTGEKPYHCVQCSKSFIDRSSLAKHQQSHTGESLHHSTECKESFTQQSHVERHECVRLLEKS